Proteins encoded by one window of Capra hircus breed San Clemente chromosome 8, ASM170441v1, whole genome shotgun sequence:
- the ENHO gene encoding adropin, whose amino-acid sequence MGAALSQGALIAIICNGLVGFLLLLLWVILCWACHSRSANIDSLSESSPNSSPGPCPEKAPPPQKPSHEGSYLLQP is encoded by the coding sequence ATGGGGGCAGCCCTCTCCCAGGGGGCCCTCATCGCGATCATCTGCAACGGCCTCGTcggcttcttgctgctgctgctctgggtcATTCTCTGCTGGGCCTGCCACTCGCGCTCTGCCAACATCGACTCCCTCTCCGAATCCAGTCCCAACTCCAGCCCTGGCCCCTGTCCTGAGAAGGCGCCCCCGCCCCAGAAGCCCAGCCATGAAGGCAGCTACCTGCTGCAGCCCTGA